Proteins encoded within one genomic window of Empedobacter falsenii:
- a CDS encoding DUF72 domain-containing protein: MKFGKVENPELVDFTLPKTPNETIELLNSYDKTNNFEVYVGCAKWNKQDLKNFYPPKTKDELSYYSTQFNSIELNATYYRSPSKENVETWANKTPKDFKFFPKIPQSISHYGRLQNVTDKLTQYLDAVALFEDKLGMIFLQMHENFAPKDFDKLQNFIENFPKGYPLAVELRHEDWFSNEENFNRLITLLEKHNISNIIVDAAGRRDMVHMRLTSSEAFVRFVGANIPSDYERLDEWIDTIKLWKAEGLQKLYFFIHQNLELESPMLAKYFIKKLNNDLDLDIRGPQDELTLF, from the coding sequence ATGAAATTCGGAAAAGTAGAAAATCCAGAATTGGTTGATTTTACATTGCCCAAAACACCTAATGAAACTATTGAGCTTTTAAATTCTTACGATAAAACAAATAATTTTGAAGTTTATGTAGGTTGTGCAAAATGGAATAAACAAGATTTGAAGAATTTTTATCCACCTAAAACGAAAGATGAATTAAGTTATTATTCGACTCAATTCAATAGTATTGAGCTTAATGCAACATATTACCGTTCTCCTAGCAAAGAAAATGTAGAAACTTGGGCGAATAAAACGCCAAAAGATTTTAAATTTTTCCCGAAAATTCCACAAAGTATAAGTCATTATGGTCGATTACAAAATGTGACAGATAAATTAACTCAATATTTGGATGCAGTAGCGTTGTTTGAAGATAAATTAGGAATGATTTTCTTGCAAATGCATGAAAATTTCGCTCCAAAAGATTTTGATAAACTTCAGAATTTTATTGAAAATTTTCCGAAAGGTTATCCTTTGGCAGTAGAATTACGCCATGAAGATTGGTTTTCTAATGAAGAAAACTTTAATCGATTGATAACTTTATTAGAAAAGCATAATATTTCAAATATTATTGTTGATGCTGCAGGTAGGAGAGATATGGTGCATATGCGATTGACTTCTAGCGAAGCTTTTGTACGTTTTGTTGGAGCAAATATTCCATCTGATTATGAACGCTTGGATGAATGGATTGATACAATTAAACTTTGGAAAGCAGAAGGTTTGCAAAAATTGTATTTCTTTATTCATCAAAATTTGGAACTCGAATCTCCTATGCTTGCAAAATATTTTATCAAAAAATTAAACAATGATTTGGATTTAGACATTCGTGGTCCGCAAGATGAATTGACGTTGTTTTAG
- a CDS encoding DUF6770 family protein, whose translation MKKLLFVLLTFITLTFSFAQVQNLKELSTGVLEQSSRLNDNDGNVIGYAFIFNKGLIKEDKFVQYEYVLLDNNLNKITNGDFELRNIAKSIYTFTGIEFLKQKLYINSKLYHAKSFGEYGNILMKLDLKTNKTEDVMFYRNGGYTSFSEVESFDKMKFLNTSMYSANVFKMYKNENQVYYVDFKIGFENLLESINIYNENYENTFSYVIDKKMKKDGYKFELGTFKEDQLVLLQKKVDESSGFSKIGVERLLTYTLADGKNTSNIVYSSKTNRDGIYVFPEMEIQNDKLLVIGEIKESSEYAIPYSRFGPTIGLMRTIYDSVGKQLLEKRINYNEIFSDIGFKTLRDNDGYRYALKEFFNYNDDSFTVLLEKQKGDNSFTIIRSTDYIIANFDKNGIFKNHIVLEKSKQKMFDSYLFSQENKAENEVLFFYSEQDKTDKKVWNLIINKLKNGVLTQDKMPFKTKETSMRFGKAKYGYIFISEYNKDEKESSVRIEKLNL comes from the coding sequence ATGAAAAAACTTTTATTTGTACTACTTACATTTATTACTCTCACTTTTTCTTTTGCTCAAGTTCAGAATTTGAAAGAGTTGTCTACTGGAGTTTTAGAGCAATCTTCTCGACTTAATGACAACGATGGAAATGTGATCGGATATGCATTCATTTTCAACAAAGGATTAATAAAAGAAGATAAATTTGTTCAATACGAATATGTATTGTTAGACAATAATTTGAACAAAATTACGAATGGAGATTTTGAGCTTCGTAACATTGCAAAGTCAATTTATACCTTTACAGGAATAGAATTTTTGAAACAAAAATTGTATATCAATTCGAAATTATACCATGCTAAAAGTTTTGGTGAATATGGAAATATTTTGATGAAGCTTGATTTGAAAACAAATAAAACCGAAGACGTTATGTTTTATAGAAATGGTGGTTATACTTCGTTTTCTGAAGTTGAAAGTTTTGATAAGATGAAATTTTTAAACACTTCGATGTATTCTGCCAATGTATTTAAAATGTATAAGAACGAAAATCAAGTTTATTATGTTGATTTTAAGATTGGTTTCGAAAATCTTTTAGAAAGTATAAATATTTATAACGAAAATTATGAGAATACATTTTCTTATGTGATTGATAAGAAAATGAAAAAGGATGGTTATAAGTTTGAACTAGGAACTTTTAAAGAAGATCAATTAGTTTTATTGCAAAAAAAGGTTGATGAATCTTCAGGGTTTTCCAAAATTGGGGTAGAGAGGTTGTTAACGTATACTTTGGCAGATGGAAAAAATACATCAAATATTGTATATAGTTCAAAAACTAATCGAGACGGAATTTATGTTTTTCCTGAGATGGAAATACAAAATGATAAATTACTTGTAATTGGAGAGATAAAAGAATCTTCAGAATATGCTATTCCATATTCTAGATTTGGACCAACTATTGGATTGATGCGAACAATTTATGATAGTGTAGGAAAGCAATTGCTAGAAAAAAGAATTAATTACAACGAAATATTTTCTGATATTGGTTTTAAAACCTTAAGAGATAATGATGGTTATCGCTATGCTTTGAAAGAGTTTTTTAATTATAATGATGATTCGTTTACGGTTTTATTAGAAAAGCAAAAAGGAGATAATAGCTTTACTATTATTCGATCTACAGATTATATTATCGCTAATTTTGATAAAAACGGAATTTTTAAAAATCATATTGTACTAGAAAAATCGAAACAAAAAATGTTTGATAGTTATCTTTTTTCTCAAGAAAATAAAGCTGAAAACGAAGTTTTGTTTTTTTATAGTGAACAAGATAAAACTGATAAAAAAGTTTGGAATTTAATTATCAATAAACTTAAAAATGGCGTTTTAACTCAAGATAAAATGCCTTTCAAAACAAAGGAAACAAGTATGCGTTTTGGTAAAGCTAAATATGGCTATATTTTTATTAGTGAATATAATAAAGATGAGAAAGAAAGCTCAGTTCGAATAGAAAAACTAAATTTATAA
- a CDS encoding M48 family metalloprotease, with amino-acid sequence MKYFILFFSYLLFIQTVNSQTKELDSKYIKNIKSTLSNFKSKEERKEYENYFEFLEHRISLNYTKNNYVLDNDYQKLTQNIFNQIISKNNDLKSNTNKFYIIISNIPNAASLGFDFYFIESGLFNLLDNQFQFAAVICHEIAHNQLNHTRLSIEQDAEFEKYFKREIKSIKRQDFLKLIKSQNEVIQKKYDLAEQSRKKEISADSLGYILYKNLNYPKSEYFHLLKKIEEFDQNDKFILDDSIYPYLFDLPEQKFNSKSIKIEKNSLFEGLNFTEYIDKDSIRTHPNLDDRLNWIQKNFQEDFTKQNVTPSAEFENVKAKEIKNYYENYIHNEEYTTALLELMYEKQNHSNRTDLDKYIGIVFTKLYEGRKSLKFNKYVAQVDANDKNINKQKLLNFLWSLTNDELKNIGEYYTKKATN; translated from the coding sequence ATGAAATACTTTATACTTTTCTTCTCTTATTTATTATTTATCCAAACTGTTAATTCACAAACAAAGGAATTAGATTCAAAATACATTAAAAATATAAAATCTACTCTTAGTAATTTCAAATCAAAAGAAGAAAGAAAAGAATATGAAAATTATTTTGAATTTTTAGAACATCGAATTTCTCTTAATTATACTAAAAATAATTACGTATTAGATAATGATTATCAAAAGCTTACTCAAAATATTTTTAATCAAATCATTTCTAAAAACAATGATTTAAAATCGAATACAAATAAATTCTATATTATTATATCTAATATTCCTAATGCTGCTTCGTTAGGTTTTGATTTTTATTTTATAGAATCTGGTTTGTTTAATTTGTTAGATAATCAATTTCAATTTGCAGCCGTAATTTGTCATGAGATTGCACATAATCAATTAAATCACACAAGATTATCAATAGAACAAGATGCAGAATTTGAAAAATATTTTAAACGAGAAATTAAGTCAATAAAGCGACAAGATTTTTTAAAATTGATTAAATCTCAAAATGAAGTTATTCAAAAAAAATATGATTTAGCAGAACAATCACGCAAAAAAGAAATTTCTGCTGATAGTTTAGGTTATATTTTATATAAAAATCTAAATTATCCTAAAAGCGAATATTTTCATCTTTTAAAGAAAATTGAAGAATTTGATCAAAACGATAAGTTTATACTTGATGATTCTATCTACCCTTATTTATTTGATTTGCCTGAACAAAAATTCAATTCTAAATCGATTAAAATAGAAAAAAACTCATTGTTCGAAGGATTAAATTTCACTGAATATATTGATAAAGATTCTATTCGTACACATCCAAATTTAGATGATCGATTAAATTGGATTCAGAAAAATTTTCAAGAAGATTTTACGAAACAAAATGTAACTCCTTCGGCAGAATTTGAAAATGTTAAAGCAAAAGAAATCAAAAATTATTACGAAAATTATATTCACAATGAAGAATATACAACAGCACTTTTGGAGTTGATGTATGAGAAGCAAAATCATTCGAATAGAACAGATTTAGATAAATATATCGGAATAGTTTTCACTAAATTGTATGAAGGTCGAAAATCTTTAAAATTTAATAAATATGTTGCTCAAGTTGATGCAAATGACAAAAATATCAATAAGCAAAAGTTACTGAATTTCTTATGGAGTTTAACAAATGACGAATTAAAAAATATTGGAGAATATTATACAAAAAAAGCAACTAATTAG
- a CDS encoding T9SS type A sorting domain-containing protein encodes MKKFYYKLFKGSLVLSLFSMSPLTNAQVYVIGNGQMAKAVSDKGKVVVLNSNIVSYYWTPEEGLQTLDEMPSNVYYIGNPTITADGKTIASTATNKNTNIVEMATYNLESKSWNFLGNLGYTLDGVASSVWGMTPDANTIVGLANTENKGSRGVYWNKEKGLVDIGVTYADRYSRINDVSNDGKIFVGWQDTYDGSRTGCFWENGKQTLITNPEGLLVNEISKISGDGKWLVGSSGFYATKWSKETGIVKIEHPYASSFFYGAATAVNKDGSLIVGYYRGAGPVIYGEGFIWTEKMGLMTLNAYVKDILKYDDLGISFALPLEISEDGKQIVGYGKQGTNNAVSFLISLPDSDLSTTNINSTTLEIYPNPTTETINIQTNGKLTTATLYDMNGKLILKSSEKSINVKHLPKGIYILRTIIDGKESTKKIIKK; translated from the coding sequence ATGAAGAAGTTTTATTACAAATTATTTAAAGGATCATTAGTTCTATCTTTGTTTTCAATGTCACCACTTACAAATGCACAAGTTTATGTAATTGGAAATGGACAAATGGCAAAAGCAGTTTCTGATAAAGGAAAAGTTGTAGTTCTTAATTCAAATATAGTTAGTTATTATTGGACACCAGAAGAAGGATTACAAACCTTAGATGAAATGCCTAGTAATGTATACTATATAGGTAATCCTACGATTACTGCAGATGGAAAAACGATTGCAAGTACGGCAACAAATAAAAATACAAACATTGTAGAAATGGCAACGTATAATCTAGAGTCTAAATCATGGAATTTTCTCGGTAATTTAGGTTATACTCTAGATGGAGTAGCAAGCTCTGTATGGGGAATGACTCCAGATGCGAATACTATTGTAGGCTTAGCAAACACTGAAAATAAAGGTTCTAGAGGTGTATACTGGAATAAAGAAAAAGGCTTAGTAGATATTGGAGTTACCTATGCAGATCGTTATTCAAGAATAAATGATGTGAGTAATGATGGTAAAATTTTTGTTGGATGGCAAGATACTTATGATGGATCTCGAACTGGCTGTTTTTGGGAAAATGGAAAACAAACTTTAATAACAAATCCTGAAGGTTTATTAGTTAATGAAATATCTAAAATTTCTGGAGATGGAAAATGGTTAGTTGGTTCTAGTGGTTTTTATGCAACAAAATGGAGCAAAGAAACTGGAATAGTTAAAATAGAGCACCCATATGCAAGTTCTTTTTTTTATGGCGCAGCTACCGCAGTTAATAAAGATGGAAGTCTAATTGTTGGATATTACAGAGGAGCTGGACCTGTTATTTATGGTGAGGGTTTTATTTGGACAGAAAAAATGGGTTTAATGACTCTTAATGCTTATGTAAAAGATATATTAAAATATGATGATTTAGGAATCTCGTTTGCATTGCCATTAGAGATCTCTGAAGATGGAAAACAAATAGTTGGCTACGGAAAACAAGGAACTAATAATGCTGTATCATTTTTAATTAGTTTACCAGATTCTGATTTAAGCACTACTAATATTAATAGCACAACTTTGGAAATTTATCCAAATCCAACAACAGAAACCATAAATATTCAAACAAATGGAAAGTTAACCACTGCTACCTTGTATGATATGAATGGTAAATTAATTCTTAAGTCTTCAGAAAAGTCTATCAATGTGAAACATTTACCAAAAGGCATCTATATACTAAGAACAATTATAGATGGAAAAGAAAGTACAAAAAAAATAATCAAGAAATAA
- a CDS encoding N-acetylornithine carbamoyltransferase, with translation MKQFTSVYDVENIDELLKTALEIKANPFAQQEVGKNKTVGLIFFNPSLRTRLSSIKAAYNLGANAWVLNAGADSWTLEMADGAVMNGDSQEHIKEAIQVMSAYCDVLGVRTFPKLVDRDEDYNEIMFNKVKELSSVPVVSLESATLHPLQSFADLITIAEKTGYTPGTKPAKKVKVVMTWAPHPRRLPQAVPNSFAQWFSKVDWVDFTVVQPKGYELDSKFTDGAMIAYDQDEALKDADFVYAKNWSSYENYGQANDGDKDWEVTMDKMNLTNNGKFMHCLPVRRNVVVSDEVLDSDCSIVIDEATNRIFSAQTVFHEILKNK, from the coding sequence ATGAAACAATTTACTTCAGTTTATGATGTAGAAAACATCGACGAATTACTAAAAACAGCCTTAGAAATTAAAGCAAATCCTTTTGCTCAACAAGAAGTTGGTAAAAACAAAACAGTTGGTTTAATTTTCTTTAATCCAAGTTTGCGTACACGTTTAAGCTCTATTAAAGCGGCTTATAATCTTGGAGCAAATGCTTGGGTTTTGAATGCTGGAGCAGATTCTTGGACATTGGAAATGGCTGATGGAGCTGTGATGAACGGAGATTCGCAAGAACATATCAAAGAAGCAATTCAGGTAATGAGTGCGTATTGTGATGTTTTAGGAGTTCGTACTTTTCCGAAATTAGTAGATCGTGATGAAGATTACAACGAAATCATGTTTAATAAAGTAAAAGAGTTATCTTCTGTTCCCGTTGTGTCTTTAGAAAGTGCAACCTTACATCCTTTACAATCTTTTGCGGATTTAATTACAATTGCAGAAAAAACGGGTTATACGCCTGGGACAAAACCTGCAAAGAAAGTGAAAGTTGTGATGACTTGGGCACCACATCCACGTCGTTTGCCGCAAGCTGTTCCGAATTCTTTTGCACAATGGTTTTCTAAAGTAGATTGGGTAGATTTTACAGTTGTACAACCGAAAGGATATGAATTAGATTCCAAATTTACTGATGGAGCAATGATAGCTTATGATCAAGATGAAGCATTGAAAGATGCAGATTTTGTCTACGCAAAAAACTGGTCTTCTTATGAAAATTATGGTCAAGCGAATGATGGTGATAAAGATTGGGAAGTGACAATGGATAAAATGAATTTAACAAATAACGGAAAATTTATGCACTGTTTACCAGTTCGTCGTAATGTGGTAGTATCTGACGAAGTTTTAGATTCTGATTGTTCTATCGTAATTGATGAAGCAACGAACAGAATTTTCTCAGCTCAAACTGTTTTCCACGAGATCCTGAAAAATAAGTAG
- a CDS encoding L-threonylcarbamoyladenylate synthase has translation MADYIRIHPENPQEKAIDQVVKILQNGGLIIYPSDTVYGLGCDITNIKAMEKLARLKGVKLEKSHFSIVCNDLSHLSQYTLPIDNSTFKILKRALPGPFTFVMNASRNLPVAYKGKKTVGIRVPDHAVPQMIVEKLGNPIASTSIYDEDEIVEYTTDPELIFEKWEKLVDAVIDSGYGDNIASTIVDMTDGVEVLREGKGDIEDYL, from the coding sequence ATGGCAGATTATATCAGAATTCATCCAGAAAATCCACAAGAAAAAGCGATTGATCAAGTGGTTAAGATTCTACAAAATGGAGGTTTAATTATTTATCCTTCCGACACTGTGTATGGATTAGGATGTGATATTACGAATATCAAAGCGATGGAAAAATTGGCACGATTGAAAGGTGTTAAATTAGAAAAATCTCATTTTTCTATTGTTTGTAATGATCTAAGCCATTTGTCTCAATACACTTTGCCAATTGATAATAGTACGTTTAAGATTTTGAAACGCGCTTTACCAGGGCCATTTACATTTGTCATGAATGCATCGCGCAATTTACCTGTCGCTTACAAAGGAAAAAAAACGGTTGGTATTCGTGTTCCAGATCATGCTGTTCCGCAAATGATTGTCGAAAAATTAGGAAATCCTATTGCCTCAACTTCTATTTATGATGAAGATGAAATTGTTGAATATACAACAGATCCTGAATTGATTTTTGAGAAATGGGAGAAACTTGTGGATGCTGTGATTGATAGTGGTTATGGAGATAATATTGCGTCTACTATTGTTGATATGACAGATGGAGTAGAGGTTTTACGTGAAGGTAAAGGTGATATTGAAGATTATTTATAA
- the htpG gene encoding molecular chaperone HtpG — MNKGNINVSVENIFPLIKKFLYSDHEIFLRELISNASDATLKLKHLTSIGDAKVEYGNPKIEVKINKEDNTLHIIDQGLGMTADEVEKYINQVAFSGAEEFINQHQDADGIIGHFGLGFYSAFMVADKVEIITKSYKDEPAVHWTCDGSPEFTLENSDKTERGTEIILHIAEDSKEFLDEWKIRELLNKYNKFMPIPIKFGTKKETLPLPEGAAEDAKPEEIEVDDIINNTNPAWTKVPSELSDEDYQNFYRELYPMQFEEPLFHIHLNVDYPFNLTGILFFPKLGNNINIDKDRIQLYQNQVFVTDEVKGIVPDFLMLLRGVIDSPDIPLNVSRSYLQADGAVKKISAHITKKVADKMSSLMNQNREDYEQKWNDIKVVIEYGMISEDKFFEKSDKFALYPTVDGKYFTWDELNAAIKDNQTNKDGKLVILYASDVDGQDQYIQIAKEKGYEVILLDSPISSHLIQKLESTKENVTFVRVDADHINNLIEKDEVKISKLSDDDKEKLKTEITESINNKSYTIQLEDLSGTDAPFIITQSEFMRRMKDMQASGGAGMFGMGNFPEMYNVVVNANSDLATEILAKDSKEEKDALINQALDLAKLSQGLLKGKELTNFINRSFKNIK, encoded by the coding sequence ATGAATAAAGGAAATATTAATGTTTCGGTTGAGAATATCTTCCCATTAATTAAAAAATTCTTGTACAGCGATCACGAAATCTTTTTACGTGAGTTAATTTCTAATGCTTCTGATGCAACATTGAAATTGAAACATTTAACAAGTATTGGTGATGCAAAAGTTGAGTACGGAAATCCAAAAATTGAGGTAAAAATAAATAAAGAAGACAATACTTTACATATCATCGACCAAGGTTTGGGAATGACAGCTGACGAGGTTGAAAAATACATCAATCAAGTGGCGTTTTCTGGAGCGGAAGAATTTATCAATCAACACCAAGATGCGGACGGAATTATCGGACATTTTGGTTTAGGTTTTTATTCTGCGTTTATGGTTGCGGATAAAGTAGAAATCATTACAAAATCATACAAAGACGAGCCAGCAGTTCATTGGACATGTGATGGTTCTCCTGAATTTACATTAGAAAATTCGGATAAAACTGAGCGTGGAACTGAAATCATTTTACATATTGCTGAAGATTCGAAAGAGTTTTTAGACGAATGGAAAATCCGTGAATTATTGAATAAATACAATAAATTCATGCCAATTCCGATCAAATTTGGAACGAAAAAAGAAACACTTCCTTTACCAGAAGGTGCTGCTGAAGATGCAAAACCTGAGGAAATCGAAGTTGATGATATTATCAATAATACAAATCCGGCTTGGACAAAAGTGCCATCTGAATTATCTGACGAAGATTATCAAAATTTCTACAGAGAATTGTATCCAATGCAATTTGAAGAACCTTTATTCCACATTCATTTAAATGTTGATTATCCATTTAATTTGACTGGAATTTTGTTCTTCCCAAAATTAGGAAACAATATCAATATTGATAAAGATCGTATTCAATTGTACCAAAATCAAGTGTTTGTAACAGACGAAGTGAAAGGAATTGTACCTGATTTCTTGATGTTATTGCGTGGTGTGATTGATTCTCCAGATATTCCGTTGAATGTTTCTCGTTCGTACTTACAAGCTGATGGAGCTGTGAAGAAAATTTCGGCGCACATTACGAAAAAAGTGGCGGATAAAATGTCTTCATTAATGAATCAAAATCGTGAAGATTACGAGCAAAAATGGAACGATATTAAAGTTGTCATTGAATATGGAATGATTTCGGAAGATAAATTCTTCGAAAAATCTGACAAATTTGCATTGTATCCAACAGTTGATGGTAAATATTTCACTTGGGATGAATTGAATGCTGCAATCAAAGACAATCAAACCAACAAAGACGGAAAATTAGTTATTCTTTATGCTTCTGATGTTGATGGACAAGATCAATACATACAAATTGCGAAAGAAAAAGGTTACGAAGTAATTTTATTAGATTCTCCTATTTCTTCTCACTTGATTCAGAAGTTAGAATCTACAAAAGAAAATGTAACATTTGTTCGTGTTGATGCAGATCATATCAATAATTTGATTGAAAAAGATGAAGTTAAAATTTCCAAATTATCTGATGATGATAAAGAAAAATTGAAAACTGAAATCACAGAATCAATCAACAACAAATCATATACAATTCAATTAGAAGATTTATCTGGAACAGATGCGCCTTTCATCATTACGCAATCAGAATTTATGCGTCGTATGAAAGATATGCAGGCTTCTGGTGGAGCAGGAATGTTTGGAATGGGTAATTTCCCTGAAATGTATAATGTTGTTGTGAATGCAAACTCGGATTTAGCAACAGAGATTTTGGCTAAAGATTCGAAAGAAGAAAAAGATGCGTTGATTAACCAAGCATTAGATTTAGCAAAATTATCACAAGGTTTGTTAAAAGGTAAAGAGTTAACAAATTTTATCAATAGAAGTTTTAAGAACATTAAATAA
- a CDS encoding succinate dehydrogenase/fumarate reductase iron-sulfur subunit, with product MASSKTISITLKIWRQKNANAQGKMETYSLKDVSTDSSFLEMLDLLNEQLIEEGKEPVAFDHDCREGICGMCSLFINGEAHGPDRGVTTCQLHMRMFKDGETIYIEPWRSAAFPVIKDLIVDRSSFDRIQQAGGYISVNTSGRTVDANNIPVNKMHADEAFDAATCIGCGACVATCKNGSAMLFVGAKVSQFALLPQGQVEAARRAQKMVAQMDLEGFGNCTNTGACEIECPKGISLDNIARMNREYLSAKIVSQE from the coding sequence ATGGCATCATCAAAAACAATCAGCATCACGCTGAAAATTTGGCGTCAAAAAAACGCTAATGCTCAAGGAAAAATGGAAACATATTCCTTAAAAGATGTTTCTACTGATTCTTCTTTCTTAGAAATGCTTGATTTATTAAACGAGCAATTAATAGAGGAAGGAAAAGAGCCAGTTGCATTCGACCACGACTGTCGTGAAGGTATTTGTGGTATGTGTTCTTTATTCATCAATGGAGAAGCACACGGACCAGATAGAGGTGTTACAACTTGTCAATTACATATGCGTATGTTCAAAGATGGTGAAACGATTTACATCGAACCATGGAGATCAGCTGCATTCCCAGTAATCAAAGATTTAATTGTAGACCGTTCATCTTTCGACCGTATCCAACAAGCTGGTGGTTACATTTCTGTAAACACATCAGGACGTACAGTAGATGCAAACAATATTCCAGTAAACAAAATGCATGCAGATGAAGCGTTTGACGCTGCAACATGTATTGGTTGTGGAGCTTGTGTTGCAACTTGTAAAAATGGATCTGCAATGTTATTCGTAGGAGCTAAAGTTTCTCAATTCGCATTGTTACCACAAGGACAAGTAGAAGCTGCTCGTCGTGCTCAAAAAATGGTTGCACAAATGGATTTAGAAGGTTTTGGTAACTGTACAAATACAGGAGCTTGTGAAATCGAATGTCCAAAAGGAATTTCTTTAGATAACATCGCACGTATGAACCGTGAGTATTTATCTGCAAAAATTGTATCACAAGAATAA